In the Victivallis sp. Marseille-Q1083 genome, one interval contains:
- the rplK gene encoding 50S ribosomal protein L11 produces MAKKITGLIRLQIPAGAANPAPPIGPALGSAGCNIMEFCKQFNAATQSQSGMIIPVVITVYQDRSFTFICKSPPAAVLLKKAAGLASAAKTPGKEKVGKVTRAQIKEIVQIKKDDINARDEEAAMRIIEGTARSMGIEVVDA; encoded by the coding sequence ATGGCAAAGAAGATTACGGGATTGATCAGATTGCAGATCCCGGCGGGCGCCGCCAACCCGGCTCCGCCGATCGGTCCGGCCCTCGGTTCGGCCGGCTGCAATATCATGGAGTTCTGTAAGCAGTTCAATGCTGCCACTCAATCCCAGAGTGGGATGATCATCCCGGTGGTGATCACTGTTTATCAGGATCGCTCCTTCACCTTTATCTGCAAATCTCCGCCGGCTGCCGTCCTGCTGAAGAAGGCCGCCGGTCTGGCTTCCGCAGCGAAGACGCCCGGCAAGGAAAAAGTCGGCAAGGTTACGCGCGCCCAGATCAAAGAGATCGTGCAGATCAAGAAGGATGACATCAACGCCCGGGATGAAGAAGCCGCAATGCGGATCATCGAAGGGACGGCGCGCAGCATGGGAATCGAGGTGGTCGATGCGTAA
- the rplA gene encoding 50S ribosomal protein L1, which produces MRKSKLYVAQSACFDREQKYSIAEAVKLLKSMPHTKFDETVDVAFKLGIDPKKSDQNVRGAVPLPNGTGKAVKVAVVADGAQADDAKAAGADFVGYEDLVEKIKGGWLDFDILIATPEAMKLVRPLGRQLGPRGLMPNPKTGTVTDATGAAVKEAKGGRVEFRADRGGCVHVLIGKLSFELEALTGNFDAVVDALVKAKPATAKGAYLVSCTVSSTMSPGVKVNVKDLVRQSK; this is translated from the coding sequence ATGCGTAAAAGTAAATTGTATGTTGCGCAGAGCGCCTGTTTCGACCGCGAACAGAAGTACAGCATTGCTGAAGCAGTGAAGCTGCTCAAGTCGATGCCGCACACCAAGTTCGATGAAACCGTCGATGTGGCGTTCAAGCTCGGTATCGATCCGAAGAAATCCGACCAGAACGTCCGTGGCGCGGTGCCGCTTCCGAACGGTACCGGCAAAGCGGTGAAAGTGGCGGTGGTCGCGGACGGCGCGCAGGCGGACGACGCGAAAGCGGCGGGTGCCGATTTCGTCGGTTACGAAGATTTGGTGGAAAAGATCAAAGGCGGTTGGCTGGATTTCGATATCCTGATCGCCACGCCGGAAGCGATGAAGCTGGTGCGTCCGCTGGGCCGTCAGCTCGGTCCGCGCGGCTTGATGCCGAATCCGAAAACCGGTACGGTGACCGATGCCACCGGTGCGGCGGTCAAGGAAGCCAAGGGCGGCCGGGTGGAATTCCGGGCCGATCGCGGCGGTTGCGTGCATGTGTTGATCGGCAAGCTTTCTTTTGAGCTGGAGGCGTTGACCGGCAACTTCGATGCGGTGGTGGATGCGTTGGTGAAAGCCAAACCGGCGACAGCCAAAGGCGCTTATCTGGTAAGCTGCACGGTGTCGTCGACGATGAGCCCCGGTGTCAAAGTGAACGTCAAAGATCTTGTGAGGCAAAGCAAATGA
- the rplJ gene encoding 50S ribosomal protein L10: protein MRSEKSHLVNYIGGLLTGSDYIYFVSYQGLQVKQFSQLRNQLAGLGAECHVLKNTLIRKAAELSSLEALAKSELTDSTAVICGKGDPSAVAKAVIEFGKTNEALAAKGGYFEGALLSVADFDAIASLPPKEVLQAQLLGVLQAPSRNLVSLLNAKAASILNVLNAYKEKLDN from the coding sequence ATGAGAAGTGAAAAAAGCCATTTGGTAAATTATATCGGCGGGCTGCTCACTGGCTCGGATTATATTTACTTTGTCTCTTATCAGGGATTGCAGGTCAAGCAGTTTTCGCAGTTGCGCAATCAGCTTGCCGGCCTCGGCGCCGAGTGCCATGTATTGAAAAATACACTGATCCGGAAAGCGGCTGAATTGTCCTCTCTGGAGGCGTTGGCCAAGAGCGAACTGACCGATTCGACCGCGGTGATCTGCGGCAAGGGCGATCCGAGCGCGGTAGCCAAGGCGGTCATCGAATTCGGCAAGACGAATGAAGCGCTTGCCGCCAAAGGTGGTTATTTCGAAGGCGCTTTGTTGTCGGTTGCCGATTTCGACGCGATTGCTTCTCTGCCGCCGAAAGAAGTTTTGCAGGCACAGTTGCTCGGCGTTCTGCAAGCGCCGTCCAGGAACCTCGTCTCCTTGCTCAACGCGAAGGCGGCGTCGATTCTCAATGTGCTTAATGCATACAAAGAAAAACTTGACAATTAA
- the rplL gene encoding 50S ribosomal protein L7/L12 has product MEQFISYVENMTVLELSKLVKALEDRLGVSAAAPVAVAAAAPAAAAAAPVEEKTEFDVILKSFGEQKVGVIKEVRAITGLGLKEAKDLVEGAPKAVKEGVSKEEADKFKAQLEAAGATVEVK; this is encoded by the coding sequence ATGGAACAGTTTATCTCTTATGTTGAGAACATGACCGTTCTCGAACTCTCGAAGCTGGTCAAGGCTTTGGAAGATCGTCTCGGTGTCAGCGCTGCCGCTCCGGTTGCCGTTGCCGCCGCCGCTCCGGCCGCTGCCGCTGCCGCTCCGGTTGAGGAAAAGACTGAATTCGACGTCATTCTGAAGAGCTTCGGCGAACAGAAAGTCGGCGTCATCAAGGAAGTCCGCGCTATCACCGGTCTGGGGCTGAAAGAAGCCAAGGATCTGGTCGAAGGTGCTCCGAAAGCGGTGAAGGAAGGCGTCAGCAAGGAAGAAGCTGACAAGTTCAAAGCTCAGCTCGAAGCTGCCGGCGCAACCGTGGAAGTGAAATAA